A genome region from Triticum aestivum cultivar Chinese Spring chromosome 2B, IWGSC CS RefSeq v2.1, whole genome shotgun sequence includes the following:
- the LOC123046894 gene encoding probable mediator of RNA polymerase II transcription subunit 15c isoform X1 yields the protein MASTGGDGGRHWLDDEAPDLRSRIRQTLTSKLARYYQPRYAPDSQEAQRFVANFEEVAFRGTNSKEDYMRNISSKLLIMEKKTSGLLERRMQSRSQSRLANTAQALQGGNPSVRPEAGMMATPGPTSQPMTPQTSGLVPNQHMVYPRNTNLQTEVEQKHPGVMTILDQRPKFQPKGITTVGPGVSLWQMQSGANQSQSQHASRQAQTTNFVGCSPPSVSKTAGGPNSLQNHLLGQNGSSVGKQQPQLTRMNQQSSRADQQETDMQKYQMLGAQQTNISKMQPSQLGGCNNQKDTRQTNLLRSPVEASEYEPMAPPLQQIAGAQQSTLLCQSSQNTAMMGSAREYDLIEGMFSQIKSWKDAYFSQFVELERRVVIPTLTEEQFLSLPAAKANEYKRKAYAKRSIRKILNFLLLEKSDVNEGLKLDFPKYKEDVQKLVAYIERGKAHNAEMNTGHQLRNCREQPQVINLTGNASSISGGKSRQQKQPADTSILQSRQTNMARTPPPHEQSNGNHLLGIASPFSSPGSLPSCSSSLLESLTPSPVANPVIAPASRCDPLIPMDVDSISAFLLHGNSAAPAPKANGSNQVTPTKPTLPASPRQADIAAGQAEVQAGGGDRTPVTEKPIDRLMAAIRSSSPAALRSSANSIWSVLSISDTVPHGQIGTILDDTSSQQQWGGPNTARRMKRVFNHTAAHSESLPLGSMDGSCMTFECDASDSGSSSEQNIKRAKTQNANDALLKEIKSINDTLIDTVVSISMDGIAPYDGGTTIKLSYSAVSLSPTVKSLIATSGMSLVLPVKLFVPADYPSSSPVPISDGGDEVPRRNSSAISASVDVAFRHALRGLLEPWSIEAVARAWDACVRKAVTQFAHRLGGGTVNSIFGGWERCAAA from the exons ATGGCCTCCACCGGCGGAGACGGAGGCCGCCACTggctcgacgacgaggcgcccgaccTCCGCTCCCGCATCCGCCAAACCCT AACGAGCAAATTGGCCCGATATTATCAGCCTAGGTATGCCCCTGATTCCCAGGAGGCCCAGAGATTTGTTGCCAACTTCGAGGAGGTGGCATTCAGGGGGACCAACAGTAAG GAAGACTACATGAGAAACATATCAAGCAAGTTGCTCATTATGGAGAAAAAAACAAGTGGACTTCTAGAACGACGAATGCAGTCACGTAGTCAATCGCGACTTGCTAATACAGCTCAGGCTTTACAGGGAGGCAATCCTTCTGTAAGGCCAGAGGCAGGGATGATGGCTACTCCAGGGCCAACTTCTCAGCCTATGACGCCTCAAACTTCAGGCCTAGTGCCCAACCAGCACATGGTTTACCCTCGCAACACAAACTTGCAGACTGAGGTTGAGCAAAAGCACCCTGGCGTCATGACAATTCTGGATCAGCGTCCAAAGTTTCAACCCAAAGGGATCACTACAGTAGGGCCAGGTGTCAGTCTGTGGCAGATGCAATCAGGAGCCAATCAGAGTCAGAGCCAACATGCGTCCAGGCAAGCACAGACTACAAACTTTGTAGGTTGCAGCCCACCCAGTGTGTCAAAGACAGCTGGGGGACCAAATTCTCTGCAAAATCACCTACTTGGCCAAAATGGTAGTTCCGTTGGAAAGCAGCAGCCACAGCTGACAAGGATGAATCAGCAAAGTTCAAGAGCCGACCAACAAGAGACGGACATGCAAAAGTACCAAATGCTTGGAGCACAACAAACTAATATCTCCAAGATGCAGCCCAGTCAGCTTGGAGGATGTAATAATCAGAAGGATACTAGGCAGACAAATCTGTTACGGTCACCGGTCGAGGCATCTGAATATGAGCCTATGGCTCCACCTCTACAACAGATTGCCGGTGCTCAACAAAGCACTTTGCTTTGTCAGAGCTCCCAGAATACTG CTATGATGGGCAGTGCTAGAGAATACGATCTAATTGAGGGGATGTTTTCGCAG ATCAAGTCTTGGAAGGATGCTTATTTTTCGCAGTTTGTGGAACTGGAACGTCGAGTTGTTATTCCAACACTAACAGAG GAACAATTCTTGTCACTACCTGCAGCAAAAGCTAATGAATACAAACGTAAAGCATATGCCAAGAGATCAATCAGAAAGATACTGAATTTCTTGCTGTTGGAGAAAAGTGATGTAAATGAGGGTTTGAAGTTGGACTTCCCCAAGTACAAAGAAGACGTACAGAAATTGGTGGCTTATATTGAGCGGGGTAAAGCTCACAATGCAGAGATGAATACAGGACATCAGTTGCGGAACTGTCGTGAGCAGCCTCAAGTAATTAATCTTACTGGCAATGCATCCTCAATCAGTGGTGGTAAAAG TAGACAGCAAAAGCAACCTGCAGACACAAGCATTTTGCAGTCAAGGCAAACAAATATGGCTAGAACACCACCACCTCATGAACAGAGCAATGGCAACCACTTGCTAGGAATAGCAAGTCCTTTCTCTTCACCAGGATCATTGCCGTCTTGTTCTTCCAGTCTGCTTGAGTCCTTGACCCCCTCACCAGTTGCAAATCCAGTGATAGCACCAGCATCACGTTGTGATCCGCTGATCCCAATGGACGTTGACAGCATATCTGCCTTCTTGTTGCACGGCAATTCAGCAGCACCAGCACCAAAAGCAAACGGTTCTAACCAAGTCACTCCTACTAAACCGACATTACCAGCCTCACCACGTCAGGCAGACATAGCAGCTGGTCAAGCAGAGGTTCAGGCGGGAGGTGGAGACAGAACACCAGTGACTGAAAAGCCCATCGACCGCCTAATGGCTGCG ATACGATCTTCATCACCGGCAGCTCTACGCAGCTCAGCTAATTCAATTTGGTCTGTCCTCAGCATCAGCGACACTGTACCACATGGGCAAATTGGCACAATTTTGGATGACACATCCTCTCAGCAGCAGTGGGGTGGACCTAATACTGCGAGAAGAATGAAGCGAGTTTTCAATCATACAGCAGCACACTCTGAATCGCTACCTCTGGGAAGCATGGATGGCAGTTGCATGACATTTGAGTGTGACGCCTCAGACTCTGGATCCAGCAGCGAGCAGAACATTAAGCGGGCGAAAACACAG AATGCTAATGATGCTCTGTTGAAAGAAATCAAATCTATTAATGACACACTGATTGACACAGTGGTCAGCATATCTATGGATGGGATCGCCCCTTACGATGGCGGGACAACAATCAAACTGTCTTACAGCGCCGTGTCGCTTTCACCGACCGTGAAATCACTCATTGCAACATCTGGAATG TCCCTTGTTTTGCCCGTGAAGTTATTCGTCCCAGCAGATTATCCGAGCAGCTCTCCGGTGCCTATCAGTGACGGAGGAGATGAGGTGCCAAG GAGGAATTCCAGCGCCATTTCAGCCTCGGTAGACGTGGCATTCCGGCACGCCCTCCGTGGTCTCTTGGAACCCTGGTCGATTGAGGCGGTGGCCAGGGCATGGGATGCCTGTGTGCGAAAGGCCGTGACACAGTTTGCACACCGGCTCGGCGGGGGGACGGTCAACTCGATATTTGGCGGGTGGGAGAGATGCGCTGCCGCATGA
- the LOC123046894 gene encoding mediator of RNA polymerase II transcription subunit 15a isoform X2 — protein sequence MASTGGDGGRHWLDDEAPDLRSRIRQTLTSKLARYYQPRYAPDSQEAQRFVANFEEVAFRGTNSKEDYMRNISSKLLIMEKKTSGLLERRMQSRSQSRLANTAQALQGGNPSVRPEAGMMATPGPTSQPMTPQTSGLVPNQHMVYPRNTNLQTEVEQKHPGVMTILDQRPKFQPKGITTVGPGVSLWQMQSGANQSQSQHASRQAQTTNFVGCSPPSVSKTAGGPNSLQNHLLGQNGSSVGKQQPQLTRMNQQSSRADQQETDMQKYQMLGAQQTNISKMQPSQLGGCNNQKDTRQTNLLRSPVEASEYEPMAPPLQQIAGAQQSTLLCQSSQNTAMMGSAREYDLIEGMFSQIKSWKDAYFSQFVELERRVVIPTLTEEQFLSLPAAKANEYKRKAYAKRSIRKILNFLLLEKSDVNEGLKLDFPKYKEDVQKLVAYIERGKAHNAEMNTGHQLRNCREQPQVINLTGNASSISGGKRQQKQPADTSILQSRQTNMARTPPPHEQSNGNHLLGIASPFSSPGSLPSCSSSLLESLTPSPVANPVIAPASRCDPLIPMDVDSISAFLLHGNSAAPAPKANGSNQVTPTKPTLPASPRQADIAAGQAEVQAGGGDRTPVTEKPIDRLMAAIRSSSPAALRSSANSIWSVLSISDTVPHGQIGTILDDTSSQQQWGGPNTARRMKRVFNHTAAHSESLPLGSMDGSCMTFECDASDSGSSSEQNIKRAKTQNANDALLKEIKSINDTLIDTVVSISMDGIAPYDGGTTIKLSYSAVSLSPTVKSLIATSGMSLVLPVKLFVPADYPSSSPVPISDGGDEVPRRNSSAISASVDVAFRHALRGLLEPWSIEAVARAWDACVRKAVTQFAHRLGGGTVNSIFGGWERCAAA from the exons ATGGCCTCCACCGGCGGAGACGGAGGCCGCCACTggctcgacgacgaggcgcccgaccTCCGCTCCCGCATCCGCCAAACCCT AACGAGCAAATTGGCCCGATATTATCAGCCTAGGTATGCCCCTGATTCCCAGGAGGCCCAGAGATTTGTTGCCAACTTCGAGGAGGTGGCATTCAGGGGGACCAACAGTAAG GAAGACTACATGAGAAACATATCAAGCAAGTTGCTCATTATGGAGAAAAAAACAAGTGGACTTCTAGAACGACGAATGCAGTCACGTAGTCAATCGCGACTTGCTAATACAGCTCAGGCTTTACAGGGAGGCAATCCTTCTGTAAGGCCAGAGGCAGGGATGATGGCTACTCCAGGGCCAACTTCTCAGCCTATGACGCCTCAAACTTCAGGCCTAGTGCCCAACCAGCACATGGTTTACCCTCGCAACACAAACTTGCAGACTGAGGTTGAGCAAAAGCACCCTGGCGTCATGACAATTCTGGATCAGCGTCCAAAGTTTCAACCCAAAGGGATCACTACAGTAGGGCCAGGTGTCAGTCTGTGGCAGATGCAATCAGGAGCCAATCAGAGTCAGAGCCAACATGCGTCCAGGCAAGCACAGACTACAAACTTTGTAGGTTGCAGCCCACCCAGTGTGTCAAAGACAGCTGGGGGACCAAATTCTCTGCAAAATCACCTACTTGGCCAAAATGGTAGTTCCGTTGGAAAGCAGCAGCCACAGCTGACAAGGATGAATCAGCAAAGTTCAAGAGCCGACCAACAAGAGACGGACATGCAAAAGTACCAAATGCTTGGAGCACAACAAACTAATATCTCCAAGATGCAGCCCAGTCAGCTTGGAGGATGTAATAATCAGAAGGATACTAGGCAGACAAATCTGTTACGGTCACCGGTCGAGGCATCTGAATATGAGCCTATGGCTCCACCTCTACAACAGATTGCCGGTGCTCAACAAAGCACTTTGCTTTGTCAGAGCTCCCAGAATACTG CTATGATGGGCAGTGCTAGAGAATACGATCTAATTGAGGGGATGTTTTCGCAG ATCAAGTCTTGGAAGGATGCTTATTTTTCGCAGTTTGTGGAACTGGAACGTCGAGTTGTTATTCCAACACTAACAGAG GAACAATTCTTGTCACTACCTGCAGCAAAAGCTAATGAATACAAACGTAAAGCATATGCCAAGAGATCAATCAGAAAGATACTGAATTTCTTGCTGTTGGAGAAAAGTGATGTAAATGAGGGTTTGAAGTTGGACTTCCCCAAGTACAAAGAAGACGTACAGAAATTGGTGGCTTATATTGAGCGGGGTAAAGCTCACAATGCAGAGATGAATACAGGACATCAGTTGCGGAACTGTCGTGAGCAGCCTCAAGTAATTAATCTTACTGGCAATGCATCCTCAATCAGTGGTGGTAAAAG ACAGCAAAAGCAACCTGCAGACACAAGCATTTTGCAGTCAAGGCAAACAAATATGGCTAGAACACCACCACCTCATGAACAGAGCAATGGCAACCACTTGCTAGGAATAGCAAGTCCTTTCTCTTCACCAGGATCATTGCCGTCTTGTTCTTCCAGTCTGCTTGAGTCCTTGACCCCCTCACCAGTTGCAAATCCAGTGATAGCACCAGCATCACGTTGTGATCCGCTGATCCCAATGGACGTTGACAGCATATCTGCCTTCTTGTTGCACGGCAATTCAGCAGCACCAGCACCAAAAGCAAACGGTTCTAACCAAGTCACTCCTACTAAACCGACATTACCAGCCTCACCACGTCAGGCAGACATAGCAGCTGGTCAAGCAGAGGTTCAGGCGGGAGGTGGAGACAGAACACCAGTGACTGAAAAGCCCATCGACCGCCTAATGGCTGCG ATACGATCTTCATCACCGGCAGCTCTACGCAGCTCAGCTAATTCAATTTGGTCTGTCCTCAGCATCAGCGACACTGTACCACATGGGCAAATTGGCACAATTTTGGATGACACATCCTCTCAGCAGCAGTGGGGTGGACCTAATACTGCGAGAAGAATGAAGCGAGTTTTCAATCATACAGCAGCACACTCTGAATCGCTACCTCTGGGAAGCATGGATGGCAGTTGCATGACATTTGAGTGTGACGCCTCAGACTCTGGATCCAGCAGCGAGCAGAACATTAAGCGGGCGAAAACACAG AATGCTAATGATGCTCTGTTGAAAGAAATCAAATCTATTAATGACACACTGATTGACACAGTGGTCAGCATATCTATGGATGGGATCGCCCCTTACGATGGCGGGACAACAATCAAACTGTCTTACAGCGCCGTGTCGCTTTCACCGACCGTGAAATCACTCATTGCAACATCTGGAATG TCCCTTGTTTTGCCCGTGAAGTTATTCGTCCCAGCAGATTATCCGAGCAGCTCTCCGGTGCCTATCAGTGACGGAGGAGATGAGGTGCCAAG GAGGAATTCCAGCGCCATTTCAGCCTCGGTAGACGTGGCATTCCGGCACGCCCTCCGTGGTCTCTTGGAACCCTGGTCGATTGAGGCGGTGGCCAGGGCATGGGATGCCTGTGTGCGAAAGGCCGTGACACAGTTTGCACACCGGCTCGGCGGGGGGACGGTCAACTCGATATTTGGCGGGTGGGAGAGATGCGCTGCCGCATGA